TCCAGAGTTTGAAGAGTTCACATAAGTCACTAGATTTAGCCAGGAATGTTTGTAGTGAAAACTCTTGCACCCTACTGCCACATCGAGAAAGCATCTTATTGTCGCACAATACTCACCAAAAGAAAGTTTCCAAAAGGGCGCATGTAGTGGCTCTACTAGGTATATATATTGAATGCTTAAGTCAGGCTACTTCATCAAGCCTTGGTTAGCTAGCTTAGCATTTTTCATTCCATTTGGCAAACCGGGAGAAAACATTAAGGAAGTGGAAAAGTCCTGTTACACTACTTACCCGCTAGAGAGCAGTAGAtgataaataattaataatgttGCCTTCACGAACCACAGAGGTGTTATTACAAACCACTGAGGGCAACAATAGAGTATGATGGAGGCTTGGATTAGTAGGTAGCTCTATTTTCACTCTGTATGGTAGCCCATAATAAAGCTTGGTCCTAATTTATAAGGAAGGTCACAGTGATTTTTATTGCCCTGTGTAATATGTAATCATTCAACCATCATTACAAATTGTGATGATATAAATGACTATCATCTAAAATAATTTAGTTTACGTGAACGTTATTCATACAACTCTCTTCAAACACGGTAAAGTTAATGGAAAGAAGGAAAACTGTTCAGAAGGATCTGTTCAGAAGGAAAACAATCCACATTTTCATTCGATGCTGATATCGACCAATCAGGCGCGTCTTTGTTgtgaagtgagagaggaagaagtgaTGTGGTGAAGAGTTGCGTTTTGCAGGGACTGTGAAATTTTGAGTTGAAACTTTGCACTTGGGCCACAAAATGAGCTCCATCGGAACCGGGGTAAGTGTCACGATCACATATAcggatttgtgtttgtattcataGATTTGTATGATAAGGTAATTTGCTAGATGTTAACGTTTGGAAGGCTTTGTcaagtgtgtccgtgtgtagcTTGGTATCTAGCTAGAAGCTTATGCTAGCTTACTATCCGCTACACATTGAATTCCATTGAGGCCTATGTCAGGCTAGCTGACAAGATGCTCAAAAAGCCAATCACTTGTATTAGCTAACTTAGTAGCTAGCTAGTATTCTTTCAGATTAGTGTGTAGATATATTAATTTGGGTAACTTTGAAGGACTAACGTTACATGCTTTCTTACGCATTATTCTTCCTTTTCAAGTTTTAAAGAAATATTACATATACAGTTTCACTTTTAGAGCTTCAACCGGCTacctagccagctagctagctaagctaACATGTACAGCGCTGTGCGGTATAGTTAGCAGGCTAACTGTGTGCTGAGTCACATTCAATGAATGGTTTGAGAGCAAGTGAATTAGCTACCTAATGTGCTAACTAAATCGAAAGTAACTTGATGTCCTGGAAGTCGTTATAGGATAAAAATATGAACTAATTGCTTAAGCAAATGAGAGGGACAGTCATTTTAACATAGAATGACGACGCGCGTGTCCCAATAAGCTAAGGTATTATCCAGGTTCCAGTTTAACGCTAATTAGAGAAGTCCCAGTTCAGGAGACACGACTGTGCTGAGGACTAGCTTTCTTCATTTAAGTGTGCATTAATTTGTTATAGGAAATGGCATTTAATTTGTTATTCCTTGACGTCCGTCTTTAAGATCACAACTGTTGACCGTTTAATAAGTCAACTGTCAGTTAGGCCACATTCTATAAAACGCTCACGTTTGTCTCCTCTCAACAGTATGACTTGTCTGCTTCGACCTTCTCACCTGACGGTAGAGTATTCCAGGTTGAGTATGCAATGAAAGCAGTCGAAAACAGCAGGTGAGAATGCATTTGAAAAATCAATTCATAGGCAAttttaaacaaattaaatgGAATCTTTTTGGGATGCTGTTGTAATATTGTATTTAGCTATAATTACTGTATTTGTACTCAACAGTACAGCGATTGGAATCCGGTGCAAGGATGGTATTGTGTTTGGTGTTGAGAAGCTAGTCCTCTCAAAACTATATGAACAGGGATCCAACAAACGCATCTTTAACATTGACCGTCATGTTGGAATGGTGAGAACATACCAGTGCCAGTCACTCCCATGATGGAAAGTGTTCATGTCTAAATGTTACTATGTGCGTTTTGTATCATATGTGTGCATCAGCAgagtttcttttttgttttgttagttttgCTTGAGCTTATCAGTCATGTTTCATTATGACCACCATTGGATATTGTAAGGTGTGCATCGTTGCATGTCTGATCTTGTAAGGCAGAGTGCCGGAGAGTTAGATATGCTCAGAACAGTAGGTCTGTATCAGCGTCATGCTCCGGGTGTATCGGCTGAACTGTGGTCTGTCCCATAGGCTGTGGCAGGGCTCCTGGCTgatgctcgctctctctctgaggtagCTCGGGAAGAGGCTGCTAACTTCCGCTCCAACTACGGTCACGACATCCCCTTAAAAGTAGGACATGAAAACCTGCTTCACACAGTGCCTTTTACAGTGATATTTGTGACGTGATAaatctgtttgttgtttgttcttAATGTTAAACTAAATTCTGAGTTCAAGGAATCTtttggaatgagagagggagagatcttGTAGTAATACAATTAGTCAGAGATATACATTTTGATTGATGAATGTGGATATAATTGCCATTTAACATTATTTCTTTAACATATgcattaccaaaaaaaaaaatgatgtgtaAAATATAAAGTAAGTGATGCAGAATGTTTTGTTTAACAAGTTCTCTCTCTAACAGCATCTTTCAGACAGAGTGGCCATGTATGTCCATGCTTACACGTTATACAGCGCTGTGCGTCCATTCGGCTGCAGGTGAGGCACAGTAGACACTAGAGAACCATTAAACAGCTGGTGGATCAACAAAATGGGTTTATCCTAATCGGTCCACTGATTTACATCCATATATTTCTGGCTAAAACCTTGCCAGCCTGTGCTTGTTCCTTGTGCGATAATGAACAGACCCCTTTTATACGACTATACAACTTATAGCTACGCTCTCTGAAGAGAGGCGAAAAGTGTGGAAAAGCCACAAACATGCTTAGATGGCTTAATAGCTCAAAAGCATAAATAGCTTAAAAGCTTAAACGATGATGTATTTCTGTTTTAACATGTACTTTGACTCTTCAAGAAGTCTACTTGTACAACGCAATAATTTTTCTGTATAATGTTGTATGTTAAAGTGTCTTGTAAGTTATTGCCATGAAACAAATTATGATCTTCCTTTCTCAGTTTCATCCTGGGATCACATGATGAAGATGACGGCCCACAGCTGTACATGGTAGACCCGTCAGGGATTTCATACGTAAGATTTCTCTGGCACATTTCCGTCCATTCAGAGTCGTAAAACTAAACTCTATTGTGGTGCTATACGTTTGTAAGAAATGTCAGCAGGGTTGATGTATGCAAATACTGATTCATCATCTGTAATGTGCACGAGCAAAAGCAGAGGGCTGATGTGAACCAGGGCAGATGCTTTTTTAAGGGAAAAATATAAAGGTGGTTATTGTTATTGGGTTATCTGTCTTGGCAGGGGAAATATCTGGTTTGCATGACTAGGTTGTGTTATAATTAGTTAATAAttagaatgaaaataaaatgaaaacataatatttctgcttttgcatttcttttttctgtttttaggGTTACTGGGGCTGTGCCATCGGAAAGGCCAAGCAGGCAGCCAAGACAGAAATTGAAAAACTGAACGTGAGCATTTTCTTCAGAAGCactaatacaaaacaaattgaTTCCTTTCCTGATTGTGTATTCAATTATGCAATTTTATATTCCATTCatatttcctttcttctctttgtttGTAGATGAAAGACATGACCTGTCGGGAGTTGGTGAAAGAGGTGGCCAAAATgtaagtctgtgttttttttagttgaCATTGATGTTCAGTGGACAGTATTGCACACAAGGGGGCAGCATTGTCATTAAGTAAATCATGCAATTGAGCATGGGTTGCTAAATGTGCTTCAGGTTTCAGAATCATGTTTGAGTTTTGAGAAATAAAATGTGGGGGATATACATGATCAATATCTAACATATGTGGAATTCACATGCCTTATATGATATGCACCCTCATACAAAAGATATGGCCATAATGAAAGAATGTGTCTCCTATTTAATCAgccctttttctttttatatggCCATCTGAGGTGCTCAAAATGTCCTTATTTAAGAGGGTAGACGAGTTGGCCATATTTGTTGCTTCTCTGGCTTCAGTTATAGGAATGATATATTCATGTTAATATAACATTTTTGGTACTTGGCATTTACAGTAAGTTTCTTGACATAAATGTCACACCTTTTATTCTCTTCGGTCATTCCCACATAGACTGAAAGCCGTTAGTTATGTTTAGATGTCGTATTGGCGTCATGTGGGAACAGCAACCAATTGTTTTAATAAGGCAAAGTCGTACCACCATTCTACCCCCTGGGCAAGCGGGAAGGCTGTAATCGACAAGTGGTTATGATCACTTTGAGCCCAGGAGTgttttttattggtgagctgattttgaaaaattagtTAGCTAGCTCAGGAAACTTTTTAACgatttaaatgatttatttgatttattaaaCTTTAATTGATTTGATGTTAGTCTCCTCAATGGAACTAAAAACTTGTAATAGGAAAAGGTAAAAACACTCAGGGTGCATGTCAGCTTCGCTGTTTGGCCTCTGAACTTATCAGCtaatgagttcatattaacCCACCTTAGGAACAGCTAGTTAAATAGTTAGGTTAATTGGCGTGAGCCCTGGCATGCTCTTTCGGTCACTATACTGTAAATCTTTGCTAACAGTGCTGATTGCCTTGCGTCTCATGGAGGTTCAGCGCTCAGTGTCCCGTAACATGCGGTTTAATGTCGGAATGAATGACAGACACACGGAACTTtgctgtgattgacagctgagTGGGAATAGAAATTTGTTATCCGTTTTAGATTGTTTCCATCTGGCATTGTTACGGTGTTCATATGTGAAAGGGGCTATGAATGACCGCATTGCTTAAAAACAGTGTCTCACCACTACAACAAAGTGGGACGCTTTGATTTGACGTGAGTTTCTCTTCAGATATGTCCTGTGAAATTGCATGTGGTTTTTGCAAAGCAAAACAGGATTGCTCAGAGTGTATTCAGTAACACTTAATGAATTCGATGTATTCTGAATTTAAATTTGTTTTATGTTATTTGTAGTGCTACTTACTATGTTGCTAACAGGCTACTGGTTCCAAAGACATCTCCATATAACCAAGTTGTGGTACTGTTACAGGGACCTGTCtcatcttattttttttctctcttcatgcAGAATCTACATTGTACACGATGAAGTCAAAGACAAATCATTTGAGTTGGAGCTCAGCTGGGTAGGAGAAGGTAAGAAGTTTGGGAAACGTGTTGCCATCCATTACCTTCAAATGTTGTCGACAGACATGTAATCTCATAGTGAAGTAACTAGGCTGCAAGGTTAGGGTCATATTCATCCAAATCCTTACATCCATATCCACCCATCCTTCtatctctcagtgtgtgtgtgtgtgtgtgtgtgtgtgtgtgtgtgtgtgtgtgtgtgtgtgtgtgtgtgtgtgtgtgtgtgtgtgtgtatgcagtggaaGGAATGTTTAGGTCTGCAAAGCAAACTTCTGGTATAGGGAAACACCAACTCTGACACTATATGAGTGTCATGGTAACCTTTATAGTTGTCTCAATATTTTCTTACTCAAATGACTATCCACTGTTTCTTGCTAAAAGAACTTTGCTGGATTTAAGTAGGTTAGAGGCTGTGTTGGCCGTTGCTAAAGGTCTTTCTCTGGGAAAGGATAGTAGGAAAACATTTGTGTAGATATGATGCCACATAATTGCTAAAGGCTTGTATTTGGTCGTAGAACTTGCATTCGGGACACACATTTTGAGCCTTGTTGCTGTTGACCCTTGGAGGTCTAAAGCATCTTCTAACCTGCAACCAGTAACTTCTGTCCTTAAAGTGATCAGATTGATGGTGCTGCTTCTAACCATGCAGGGTTCGAAGCTAAACAACCTTCTTTGTCTTCCCTTCCTTCAACAGTGACGAAAGGAAGACACGAGGTGGTCCCCAAAGACGTCAGAGAAGAGGCCGAGAAGTACGCCAAGGTAAGATCCAGTCCTCGTAGCACCTCTCTTTGGCATCATTACCCACGGTGCACATCACTGCTTGCCCACACAGGACCAATCACATCAGTCTGGAAAAGACATTTTTCAACCTACAACCTTAAAGACCTACTTTAGTGGGAACAAGTGCATTGTTAAAAGGGTTTAAGGAATCCTAAAGGGTTCTAAGTTCTTAAACGGAACAAATGCTTTGTTATAAGAGTTTAAAGAATCTTAAAGGGTTCTAAGTTCTTAAAGGGAACAAGTGCATTGTTATAAGGGATCTAGGTGCTTAAAGAGTTCTAGGTGGGCccctagtttttttttctcaaggaTATGACTTGGGTATAACCCAGGATGGATGAGAGTTTgagtacacaaacaaaacaattaaaaaagatGTGGCAAAGTAATGCTTCCTGCATTTTCGGTAATGAACCTGTAGCATTTTGATTTTTCTGCCTGCCTTGTTTCTTgcagtttgtctgtttttgtgttaatTGGAGAATTGACGTGTAGACTGCAAAATCCTCAGTGCTTAATACGTACCTTGAATGTGAAATTCAGTGGCCCAAAGTGAGGTTCCCCAGTTACCTTTTGCTGCTACAATCTGTCTGTTCAACACCTCTGTTAGTCGTCAGCGGACAGGTCTTAAAAGTATCCGCATATTGCTAAGCTCAGAACATCCTGAACTGTTTTACGGCAAACTTGTCCGAATGAAACACTTTGACACTAAACTTACACTTACGCTTATACTTATGCCACAGAGCAAACCGCTATCATCTTGATGCGCTTACGTTGGTAACCCATACAAAAGAGGCCTATATGAGTGGCAGCATTTAATATGCAACAGACAGAAGTAGTAAACTAGAATATTCATCatgcattttacttttttttatgtttttacaaCTGTGGGGAAAAAACTATACTGTAATAAATATATTGTGATATTTTATATAGGTTAGCAGCCAATGACAATGGCAGGTTGTTAAACAGCCCATAATATTTTTCAGTCAGAAGAAAATAATAGTTATGAAACATGGACTGAACTTGTGGACCAATTTTGAATTGCCATGAAGGAAAATGAAGCATGAAATCGTCTTTAGACATCATTCTCATTTTAATAACGTGAATaattttccttccttcctatgaCATAAGTAACTTTTGATATTGAGCATCCATTTGTTTAGAAATTGACAGCAAACAAATGTCAAAACATAACAGCATCTCTTAGCAAAATGCTCTGACTGGTTGAAgtgttattttgtcattcaTACAACTTTTCACGCTGTACTGAAGTTGTCCTTCGTTAAGCTGAAATGCTTCAACGCAGTGTCCTTATTGACTTTCTgtctttgctctctttctttcaacaGGATGccttggaggaggaggatgactcTGATGAGGACAACATGTAAAGCCTGTTGGCCCGGCCGCAACACGTGCATTTATCCCTCAGACTACTGTCATACCCACTATTCTCCTAGTCCTCTACCCCAGATTTACAAGGcaaagatttcttttttttgtatgttttatagTGCTTTGGATCATTACATTCGTATGTTTCCTCTCTTTGAATTCTCTATGATGGATGTTGAACATCATATAAAAATGGTCAGAAAACAAGACCGTGAAGTTGTTTTTATTACCACACTACATAAACTGAATTGTGTAATCTTATAGGCTACTCAGTTTCACTCACTGCCAAACAAGTTCGGTCACAGTAGAGATAAACTCAGTATCGTAAAAGGCCCAGCGGGACCTTTGAAATCCCATGCTTGCTCACTCGTACCTTTTTATTAGAATAGAGAGACCTGTTTACTTCCCATGTGTAATAACAAAATATTGATATCCAGACCTGCAGCAGTTGAAGCAGGATTCAAttagtgtattttttttattttattttttaagtacGGTAAAGCATGTCTTGATGTGTAGCCTAAATGCGCTCCTAGAAGGCTTCCTTTCACCCAGTGGGCCAATTAGCCTCAGACAATCAGCCTGCCAATTGCAGTACAGAAAAAGCATTTGACACAGACGGTTTCCAAACCGTCAACATGTTTTTTTAGGCGTCATTATACCTCAGCTCTTGTGTTGGATCCCAGTGCAGCAGAGGGTCGTTTGTGGTTTGCTACACTGCAAGGACTTGAACCTTGTACTGCGGGGGTGAGCAGTGCCATCCACCAGTGTATACCATACAAAATGACAGCCTTGCTGCACTCTAACACTCGACTTGTGGTGAATCGCATAAAATATACACTTGATCAAACACTGGTGTACACCCCCCACCCTTAACAACTCTGCCTGTTTACATCGGTTCTCTGGAGAATTCACACCACACCATCAAGCCTGCATGGCAACACCAAGATACCAATATCAGATTCAAAGCTGTGTGTTGTAGGTTTTATCTAGCGAAGGAAAACATTTCAAAGTGATGCCACTGATGGCGGAAGCTCAGACAACCTCTTGCTGAAAGTCAATTACAAGCAGCTAATTGATTGCATTATTAGCTTACTACCATGTGGGGAACGTGACAGCTAGCTGTGTCTCAGAATGCAATGATCTCATTAGGCGATGCATAGCTTTCAGCTACAAGCTCCAGTGTGTTATACAAGTTTGAGTATTGTCCACTGGTCAATCCTATGACTTGTAATGCAAACGCTTTCACAGATTCATTGTTTATTACAGAGACTGACAACTTAATAAGCAGAAGTATGGCTAAAATGATGAGGTACTGTGTAAAATATGCAGTCTAAACAATGGCCTTGTGTACTGTTGGAATGGGCTAAAAAAATGATCCATTCTGAAGGGGTAAAATGCATTAGGATCCCAAGCACCTGGGACCCCAATCAGGACTAACCCACTTGAAAAGCTCCCTTGGATCCCCGCTTCACTTTCGGTGCTATTCTACAGTCCTGGTGCAGAAGGTGGGTGGCAAGCAAGTATATCTTTCCAAATGAACCTTAACTGGCCAGTGATGTTATAGCCTAATGAATCACAGAAATGCAACAGTGCACATTATAGCTTATCATTCTAACAAACTTCAAACAAGTCCTTTTCCACAAATTTAGCTTGACACCAAGAAACATGTTAGCGTTGCCCAAATATCTCAAGTGGACAGAAATACACAAAGCTTAAACACCAATACTGATAAGCAACTCCACCGGTCTAAATATTAACTTCTTTGTAGGGGGTCTTTTCTGGTCATGACCACAAACCTCCAATGTTTTGGTCAATATTTTGGCACGGTTAAAAGAACGTATGGCTCTGACTATGACTCAAAGTTACCTGTGTGACTATATTGGCTTACAGCAATGGCCTTCAGAACCCCTTTCCTCAGTCAGGGGGGGGCATGCGACTAGAAAAGATATGAGGACTCACTTGCTGGATTTTCAACAAGGCAACTCTTTAAGAACGGAAATGTGTCCGATCCTTAAAATCATCAATGGACAGGTGGCAATCAGCTGCTGCAAGACCATGTGAGTAGGCCTGTATGGCACGCCATGGGGGTTGGAGTCAGGAGGCTCCCATTATGCTGGGTTAATCACTCAGCAAACAAGGAACCTATTACAAGCCTAACAGACAGCAAACCCTTAAATACAGAACACGCATCATCTTATCTGTATGCCATAGTAAATCTCAAAGCAATACTCATTCTGAACCTAGTGTGGACAAACAGTATGTTTCAGGTAGATGTACACAGCATTTGGCAGTCAAATGGGATAACATTAAGCTTGGTAAGAGGACTTTTTATGGCACAGCAACATATGTTCTATGATAAGACAAGGATAACCATATTTAagatagtaaaaaaaaaagtgatttgtGGTGCACACTGAAATCAACCCTGCCATGTCTGAAAAGATGTTGACAATAAACATGCTCCCTTTTAGCATTTCTAGTCCGTAAATGTCTGCAGATTAGTCATTTCCAGTAGAATATTCTTAATGGATGTCAGCCATACGAACATTTGAATTTCCAGTAtcctgagagaaagaggagatttTATTCCCAGTTTATAATCCAACAGCAACTACACCAACAATAACATTTGAAAAACTTCAAAATGTCAAGATAGACTAAGCCAAGTCTTTTGCTACATGGCTGTCATAATTGATTCAATACCCTCTGCTTTACAGCAGAATATGTATTAGGCTATTTACCCTCTATGTTCACAACCACCTCATGTACTTCCTTCTTTCTTGTGGTCTTCCGGTTACGTAATCCCCAAGCCATTTCTGAGAGAAGGGTTTCTGACGTCCCAAAGAAATAAAAGGGACGCCATTGCTCTACTCATAGCCTTCAATTGACCTTTTCTACATGACggcattttaaatgtttcacTGAAATGAAATAAGAATTAGCGCACTGTGTGGTTTTAATGTTTTGATTATCTTCCTACAATTGTAAATTATGCATAACTACCAACGCCAACTTACTGATCGCCGTACTGTTGTCTTCAAGCCCGCGATCGAAATGGAAAATAAATGCAATTAGAACAAAATGGCGTATGGTGCCTACGACTAGACATGCGCAAAATGAAAAAGGGGCTATTTTTCCCTTCTGAAATGAATTCTGTTCCGTTTCTGTAAAATAATGGAACCAATGGGTAAAGTAGGTGGGACGTCTTAAAGTAGATCTAACCAATAACTATGAAGGATTGCCTCGGGGCCGAAAAGTAAAGCCAATTGCATTTCTTTGCTGAATGCTCCTAATTGTATGGAAGCCAAATACGACATAACCAATGAACAAAATAGATTTGTAGCGCCGCTTTCATATCCACCAACCATACCTTGAAATAAAGTATATCCTATAGAATTCGAAGCCTACAAGAACCAATCATAATGCGCTAAACGCAGCCACCGCTGTTATTCCAACCAATAGGGTTTCGAGAAACACAACCTTGGCTCAACAGCTTGTTATTTCGTTATTGCTTTGCAACCCTGGCAAGTGGTGAGCAGTCACATCGGAGCATGTAAGTGAAGTTGTACACATTTAATTTATAGAAACTACAAACTTTTACCAAACTTAAACGATTAACACACGTAAGTAGCATCGGCGGATGTTATTCAGCGATGTTTGACGCAATTTCTTGTAGTTTTTAGCGAGAGTACTTACCTAGCTGACGAGGAATTGAATGGCAGTGACCAGTCGGCTTGTTTTCGCAGTGAAGACATGTAGCTAGATAAGCTAGCGTTATGCGCCCTTTGTGGAACTGAGAAGATTGGtttatgaaataaataatgaatgttTTCGGTCCGTTTCCTCATTGGTTATAGGTTAAAGTATCAGTTTGACCTTGTTTGGATAGACAGTATTGAATATTCTTCCGGAACTACTTGTTCTGCTAAGTATCTGACC
Above is a window of Clupea harengus chromosome 14, Ch_v2.0.2, whole genome shotgun sequence DNA encoding:
- the psma3 gene encoding proteasome subunit alpha type-3; the encoded protein is MSSIGTGYDLSASTFSPDGRVFQVEYAMKAVENSSTAIGIRCKDGIVFGVEKLVLSKLYEQGSNKRIFNIDRHVGMAVAGLLADARSLSEVAREEAANFRSNYGHDIPLKHLSDRVAMYVHAYTLYSAVRPFGCSFILGSHDEDDGPQLYMVDPSGISYGYWGCAIGKAKQAAKTEIEKLNMKDMTCRELVKEVAKIIYIVHDEVKDKSFELELSWVGEVTKGRHEVVPKDVREEAEKYAKDALEEEDDSDEDNM